The genomic stretch GTGCTGGAATTCCACGGACCGCCGCAGGTATCCGCCGGACGGCGCGCAGGGGGCGCAGCGAAGCGCCGCGCGGTGGTGCCGCTCTCTCGGCCAGAGGGAGCAGCTCGCCGGTCACTCACGACCGCCAAATGGGGACCCCGGTCCCCTACGACTCGACAACCGTCCCGCCGTTGACGCGGTGGGACGCCTGGTCCAGAGGTTGCGACGCTAGTGCAGGGACGTTTCAAGAGGGATGGCATGGGGTCTCCCCAGGCCCGCCAGGGCCAAGGGGAAGCTGCGGCGGACCCGGAGCTGCGCGGCGGGAGCGACCGCGCCTCCTCGCCCCAGCATGGCCCGGGCACCGGCCCGGCCATCGGCGGTGACACCGCCGACGCCGCGCCGAAGCCGGCCAAGGACGCCAAGGAGCCGAGCGGCCCCGGCGCGCGCATCGCCATGCGCAACTGGCGCATCAGCACCCGCCTGGTCTCCCTGCTGGCGCTCCCCGTCATCGCCGCGACCACGCTGGGCGGCATGCGCATCAACACGTCGCTGGACAACATCGACCAGCTCGACAAGATGCAGCTGCTCACCGAGATGACGCGGCAGGCCACCGAGCTGGCCGACGCGCTCCAGGTCGAGCGGGACAAGTCGGCCGGTCCGATCGCGGGCAGCGGCAACGTCAAGGACGACGCCAACGTCGTCGCGCCGCGCGAGGGCACCGACCGCGCGAAGCTGGCGTTCAACAAGGCCACCGGCAGCATCCAGCGCGACGACCCGGCGATGGCCGGCGTGCAGGCGACCCTGCTGGACATCGGGCGTCAGCTCAACACGCTCAACGAGATCCGCAACAACGCGTACAAGGACGCCGACAACTCCGCGCGTACGGTCAGCAGCTACAACCAGCTGATCAACTCGCTGCTCGCACTGTCCCAGGACATGGCGCAGGCGACCAGCAACCCCGAGATGATCCGCGCGACCCGTGCGCTGGCGGCGTTCTCCTCCGCCAAGGAGTACGCGTCGATGCAGCGCGCGATCGTCAGCGCCGGTCTCGCGCACAAGGGCCGCCCACAGTTGTCCGACAACGACCGGCTGGCCGGCCGTACCGCCGAGGACAACGAGAAGGCGGCCCGCGACCGCTTCTCCCAGATCTCCGAGGGCGCCAGCGACCTCACCAAGGGCCTGGACGGCAACAACGACGACATCAAGGCGGCCGTCGCCTTCGCGCACCGGGCGTTCGCCAGCGAGGGCGGCATCCGCAGCGAGGACTACAAGTACCTCGACTGGTACGACACCGACACCGTCAAGATCGACGAGATGTCGAAGATCGAGAGCTCGCTGCTCTCGCAGATGGAGCAGAAGTCCCGCGAGCTGCGCAACGACGCGACGCGCGAAGCGATCATCAACGGTGCGCTGATCCTGCTGGTCCTCGGCATCTCGCTGGTCGGCGCCTTCGTCGTGTCCCGGTCCATGGTGCGTTCGCTGCGCCGCCTCCAGGACACCGCGCAGAAGGTCTCCCAGGAGCGCCTGCCCGAGCTGGTCAAGCAGCTGTCCGAGTCGGACCCGCAGGACGTGGACACCTCCGTGGAGTCGGTCGGCGTGCACAGCCGCGACGAGATCGGCAAGGTGGCCGCGGCCTTCGACGACGTGCACCGCGAAGCCGTCCGCCTGGCGTCCGAGCAGGCGCTGCTGCGGGGCAACGTCAACGCGATGTTCACCAACCTCTCGCGCCGCAGCCAGGGCCTGATCCAGCGCCAGCTGTCGCTGATCTCCGAACTGGAGTCCCGCGAGGCCGACCCGGACCAGCTGTCCTCGCTGTTCAAGCTGGACCACCTGGCGACCCGTATGCGCCGTAACGGTGAGAACCTCCTCGTCCTCGCGGGCGAGGAGCCGGGCCGCCGCTGGACGCGCCCGGTCCCGCTGGTCGACGTGTTGCGCGCCGCCGCCTCCGAGGTGGAACAGTACGAGCGCATCGAACTGAGCGCGGTCCCGCAGACCGAGGTCGCCGGCCGGGTCGTCAACGACCTCGTCCACCTCCTCGCCGAGCTGCTGGAGAACGCCACCTCCTTCTCCTCGCCGCAGACCAAGGTCAAGGTGACCGGTCACGCGCTGCCCGACGGCCGCGTCCTGGTCGAGATCCACGACACCGGCATCGGCCTGTCGCCCGAGGACCTGTCCGCGATCAACGAGCGGCTGGCCAGCCCGCCGACGGTGGACGTCTCGGTCTCCCGCCGCATGGGTCTGTTCGTGGTCGGCCGCCTGTCGCTGCGGCACGGCATCCGGATCCAGCTGCGGCCGTCCGACTCGGGCGGTACGACGGCGCTGGTCATGCTGCCGGTCGACGTCGCCCAGGGCGGCAAGAAGCCGCAGCCGGGCAAGGGCGGTCCGGGCGCCGGGCACGGCGAGGGCAAGCCCAGCACGCCGAACGCCTCCGCCAACCGCCTCGCCGGCCTCCAGCCGCGCGGCCAGGTCGGCGCGGGCGGCGCGCGTCCGGCGCTGCCGGGCCGCGGCGGTCCGGGCGGCCAGGGCGGTCCGGGCGCCGGCGCGTTCGGTGCCCCGGGCGGCCGTACGGGCAACAACGCGCCCGGCGGCCCCGCGAAGACCGGCCCCGGCGCGGGCCAGCTGAGCGACGGACGTCCGGCGCTGCCGACGCGTGGCGCGCCGGCCGGCGCGAACACGGGCGCGGGTGCCGGTGACACCTCCCAGATGCCGACGGTCGCGCCGCCCACCGGCGCGCCGCACAACGACGAGCGCCCGCAGCTGCCGCAGCGCGGCGCGGCGGCGGAGCTGACCGGCGGTGCCGACACCGCCGGCGACGCCCCGCAGCCCGGCACCACGAGCTGGGGCGCCCGCCGCGAGCGCGGCGCCGCGGACGACTGGCCGATGGCGCCCCGCCAGGAGCAGGACCGGCCGCGCGGCCACGAGGAGCCGGAGACCGGCGGCTTCGCCCGCCCGGCGGCCGGCGGCCCCGGCGACACGGCCGAGTTCGCCCGTCCCGACTTCGACGCCCCGCCGCCCGCCGCGGACGGCGCACAGGGCCGCGGCCCGGGCGACACCGGCGAGTTCGCCCGGCCGGACGCCTTCGGTACCGGCGCGCCGCAGCGTGGCGAGCAGACCACCGGTGAGTACGCGCTCCCCGCCGACCTGCGGAGCGAGTCCCCG from Streptomyces albofaciens JCM 4342 encodes the following:
- a CDS encoding nitrate- and nitrite sensing domain-containing protein; this translates as MQGRFKRDGMGSPQARQGQGEAAADPELRGGSDRASSPQHGPGTGPAIGGDTADAAPKPAKDAKEPSGPGARIAMRNWRISTRLVSLLALPVIAATTLGGMRINTSLDNIDQLDKMQLLTEMTRQATELADALQVERDKSAGPIAGSGNVKDDANVVAPREGTDRAKLAFNKATGSIQRDDPAMAGVQATLLDIGRQLNTLNEIRNNAYKDADNSARTVSSYNQLINSLLALSQDMAQATSNPEMIRATRALAAFSSAKEYASMQRAIVSAGLAHKGRPQLSDNDRLAGRTAEDNEKAARDRFSQISEGASDLTKGLDGNNDDIKAAVAFAHRAFASEGGIRSEDYKYLDWYDTDTVKIDEMSKIESSLLSQMEQKSRELRNDATREAIINGALILLVLGISLVGAFVVSRSMVRSLRRLQDTAQKVSQERLPELVKQLSESDPQDVDTSVESVGVHSRDEIGKVAAAFDDVHREAVRLASEQALLRGNVNAMFTNLSRRSQGLIQRQLSLISELESREADPDQLSSLFKLDHLATRMRRNGENLLVLAGEEPGRRWTRPVPLVDVLRAAASEVEQYERIELSAVPQTEVAGRVVNDLVHLLAELLENATSFSSPQTKVKVTGHALPDGRVLVEIHDTGIGLSPEDLSAINERLASPPTVDVSVSRRMGLFVVGRLSLRHGIRIQLRPSDSGGTTALVMLPVDVAQGGKKPQPGKGGPGAGHGEGKPSTPNASANRLAGLQPRGQVGAGGARPALPGRGGPGGQGGPGAGAFGAPGGRTGNNAPGGPAKTGPGAGQLSDGRPALPTRGAPAGANTGAGAGDTSQMPTVAPPTGAPHNDERPQLPQRGAAAELTGGADTAGDAPQPGTTSWGARRERGAADDWPMAPRQEQDRPRGHEEPETGGFARPAAGGPGDTAEFARPDFDAPPPAADGAQGRGPGDTGEFARPDAFGTGAPQRGEQTTGEYALPADLRSESPQGPGDTGQFARPDAGFGDRSYENNGYDANAAGAFEGGSAFGGGVPQQQGAGTTGEFALPADLQSGSPQGTGEFAMPAQERERPADGSGDLLGGGSPAGPGDGRTPIFDTIESNWFSHPASGSAVPQQADDEPAAPSAERSEAPPLPRREPGAATGAASGGTSGAGLSLNGAGADDRGQWRASPNDERWRQAEQLRQPAAGGVTTSGLPRRVPRANLVAGTAQQQSNQTGPQVSRAPDDVRGRLTNLRRGIQQGRYRAEENASTGNHGIVDPTHQQER